Sequence from the Aerococcus tenax genome:
TCCCCACGGTGGAACGCGGGTTACGGTTGGTGGTCTTTTGGTCAATGGAAATCGCCGGACTCAAACCATCAATGGAATCGACATCCGCCTTCTTAATATTGCCCAAGAATTGGCGGGCAAAAGCTGACAGGGACTCCACATAACGGCGTTGTCCCTCGGCATAGAGAGTGTCAAAGGCCAAGGAGGATTTCCCTGAACCGGACAGACCGGTAATGACCACCATCTGATTACGGGGAATAGTTACATCAATATCTTTTAAATTATGAGAGCGTGCCCCACGCACGACAATTTCTTCTTTCAAATCGGTCACACTTCCTTAATTGCGTGAAAAGGTATTTGCTTTTCTTTTCATTCGCTATTTTGATACAAACAGGTGTTCTCTTTAATAGTTTATCATAAATCAAGCCCCAAACCTAGTATTGTCGGCTTAACCGCCCCAGGCCGAGATGCACCCTTCATTATAACCAGCCAAGAGACGGAATTAAAGCAAAGGACTCTCTTGTATCTCCTAGATGACCTGATCTATTCTATTTCTTCCAAAATTCCGAAATCAGCTCAGCTAATGCTTTGGGATTGTCGACATTGACTTCATGGCCTGAATTGTTCACCAGGCTGAATTCACTATTTTTAATTCCATCATGAAAGCGTTGGCTGCTCTTGCGATTAAATTGATCTTTGTCTCCGCAAATTAATAAGGTCTTACATTCTATTTTTTCTAAATTTGTAGCTATGTTTAAATCTTTCGTTGAGGCTATCAAGCTAATGACTTCATACTTGGCTAGACCTAATTTTTCAAAAGTAGTTTTGGGCATGAGTCTAAATACCATTGCCTGGATGTCCATGAGTAATTTGGGTATTTTGTAGGGAACCCCGATTAAAATTAAGGAATTGACCTTGTTAGGGTAATTTTTGGCATAATCTAAAGCCAGCAGCCCTCCTAAAGAAAGGCCACATAAGTTGACCTTGCCAGGATAATTATTGATGTGACTTTCAAACTGATTATAAAGATTTTGGTAAGTATAGGGTCCATTGTTGAGTAATTCAAAGAGATTGGGAACATAAGTGGTCCAGTTTTCTTCTTTCAAATGCTCTTTCACGTCAGCCCAACTTTTACTGTCTTGACCCAAGCCATGGATTAAAACATTATCTATACTTTTAGCTGTCTTCATCTATCGCCCTCCGTAAACTTGTTTGTAAGTATTATATAATCTATTATTTCATATCAGCTAACAAAACCAAATATAGACTTAAAATCGGCCTTATGATGTATGACAATTATCCTATTTATTGCAATAATATCAATGGGAAACATAAGGAGGGGGAGTATTATGGCGAATAAATTATCCGCTCGCGTCATCAAAATGGGTAATAGTCAAGCAATTAGTTTAAGTAAAACTGCTTCCGAACTCGCAAACCTTCACATTGGTGATCAACTGGAATTAAAAATTGAAAATGAAAGTATCCAAGTCACCAAGAAAGACAATCATTTGAAAGATAAGATCAGAGCCTTCTACAAAAATGGAGGACTTTATGAAGAAGAATTGATTAATTATGGCAATTCAGATGAAGAATGGTAAAACAATTTATATGCCGTCAATAAAATTAGACCCTATCCGTGGTCGTGAAAAAGGAATTATAAGATTTGGTGTTGATGAGAGGATACAAGCCTTCATCGACACCTTTTTTAATGTACAAAAGAAGCCAGGACGCTTAATCCCAACATCTACCATGATTTACCTTTTTCTTCTAATTTTTAATCCATTTCAACAATATCGGCTGCGCCCATGCCACCACAAAAAAAGCCGCTGACTTTCGCCAGCGACTCTAGTGAATTTGACTGCTGTCACAGTCTATTGAAAACGTGTTCCAGTCACACTCTACTCAAACGTGTTCCAGTCACAGGACGAACGTCCGCTTCAAAAACTGGTAACGCTCAGCTTCACTGAGCTTATACCAGTTTTCTCCAGCGGTTTCGTCCTTTATTGTGACTGTCACACTCTACTTCTCTTTCTTAATCCCGTAAGAGTCAACTAATTCAACGGTCCGTTCTTCCCCTTCATGAAGGTTTCCGCTCATTTCATAGAATTCAATTAAGAATTCATCTTCGGTGACGGTATAAACCGCGAAGTTTTGATTTTGAGATTGACGGTAGTTTTCGTGTTTGTGGTCGAATTTTGGTGAGTCATCGGGTTGCTTAGCCACATCGAAGAGACCGTTCCAAAGTTCCACATCGTCTTCAGTCATCCAATCTAATTTAGGACGAACCTTGTGGACATGGTCAGCACCCTTCATATAGATGGCGTCATAAGCCTTGGTCCCTGAGGTATTCGGGATAATGTAGGTGACGCCTTCTGGGTTCACGTGGTATTCTACCCCATCTTTTTCGACTTTTTCGGTGTCTTCAACTTCCCCGTAAGAGAAGTTATCGGAGGTGTAAACCAAAGACTTGGTCCGGGTTAAGTTGTGGTCGTGACCTTGGAGAACCACATCGACATCGAGTTCGTCCGCTAATTTAGCGAATTCTTCCCGGGTCACTTGCACATCCTCATCTTGAAGAGCGTGGTAGGAAGCTGAGTAGATGGGTTTATGGTAGGCTAGGATGATCCAGTTAGCTCCTGCATCACGAGCTGCTTGGATATCTTGCTTGGCCCATTCCATCTGTTCCTTACCAATGGCGCCTTGTTCAGGATTATCTTCCGATTCCTTGTTGTCATTGGTGTTTAGGACCACAAAGTGAGCGCCGTTGTAGTCGTAGGAATAGTAGGAGCCCCCGGTCATAGCATCGTTAGTAATTGGCACATTGGTATGTTCGTTGAAGGCAGTTAAGTCCTTTTCGTCCCCTAGAACCGTGTATTCATCGTGGTTACCTGGGGTGTAGGCATGGGGTAAGTGGAGGTTTTGGTCTTGGGACATGTCCAAGTTGTCTACCCACTCATCTTCCACTTCGGCCACTTCTACAAAGTCCCCGGTATGGAGGGCAAAGTCAGCGTCAGGAGCCACTTCTAAAGCATGGGAAAGGGTGTCTGCCCCGTAAGCCGCCTCGTTATTAACATTGGCATTCCAGTAAGCATTTTGGGTATCGGTATAGTGGATGAATTGGAAAGGCTCGCCCTTTTCACCAGAGGTTCTAAAGGATCCAGTCTTAGAATAGCCGCCCTCGTCAGAACCCACTTGGTAGTAATATTGGGTGTCGGGCTCAAGGTCATCCGCTTCGGCCTTGTAGGAGTATTCGGTCACATCTTGGAGTTCCAAATAACCTAAGGAGCTCCCTTCAGAAGTCCATTCGGTATTGTCGGTTGTGATTTGTTCGTCGGTGAAGTAACCTTCAACTTCTTCCGGTTTACCGTTCTCATCGACAATGAAATTGCCGTCTTCATCTTTTTTCGCCGCCGCATAAATATAGTAGCCATCCTTGTCGCGCTCAGCGTATTCAGAAGTCACTTCGGTCGCTTCTGCAGCGAATTCAACTGGATCGGACATATCTTCAGACTTGGATACTTTCACCTTGGCATCTGGCATTTTGTCGGTGGTATACCAGTTAAAACCCATGGCATCCGTGGTTTCTTCCAGGAGGTTGGTGGCAATCCGGTTAGGTTCATTATTAACGGGAACAGGCGCCACTTCGGGTTTGTCGTCTTGGAGTTCAATTAAATCCAAGCCATTCTCTTCGCCATAGACCGGGTCAACTTCCTCAGCCTCTTCACCTTCTTTAGAATTTTTGGATTCCTTAGCGCTTTCTTGCGAACTATTATCCCCTGAAGCCACGCTCTCTTCGACTGCACTATCGGCCGAAGCATTATCGCTGTTCTCATTCGTTTCAGCGCAGGCCCCCAAGACAAAAATCGAGGTCAGCAAGAGCCCCACTTTCTTGATACGATCATCCCAATGCATACGGTCAGTATCTCCTTTCAAAATATCATTTTTACTTTAAGTAAATCCAACTTGTTCTCACTATAGCAAAGCATTGTAAAAAAGCTGTAAATTTATCGTAAGTTTTAAGTAAAAGTGAAATTATGGTGATAAGACCGAATAATACTGTTGTTTCTATTAATAAAGTTCATCAATTTATATCATTGAGATAATAAAAAAGCCTATAACTTTTCGTCATAGACTCTTTAAGGAGATTATTCATCAATTAAATCACGATAAAAATGATCGACAATGACCTGGCCTTTTTCGTCATAGAGGTCTTGATCAGCGGTTTTTAGATAGTCAATCAAAGTAAGAAGATTCTGCAGCTGCCCTTCATTTAAATGGTTCAATTCGTTTTTAACCTTATCGAGAGTAGTCATGAAATCACTCCTTAATTATCAATAATTCGCTCATTCAATCATAAAACTTTCCTCCTCATTATAACATAGTGCACCGATTAATCGATAATATGAGATGAGCAAGAATTGACTTTCTAACTATTGTGCAATGCAAGCTAGTGTGCTATACTTTACTTGAAGAGGTACTAGGCATTGCAAGATACTAATTGAATTAAAATAGTGAGGGGAGTTGTCCATGTGAACAGTCAATTAAAAAAAGGCGTCCTAGAGATGCTGGTCCTCCAGCAGTTACGAGAGCGGGATTGCTACGGCTATGAATTGGTCCAAGAAATCTCTGAACATATTGCGATTTCTGAAGGCACCATCTACCCACTCCTACGCCGCCTCAACAAAGAAGCCCTGGTAACAACTTATCTGAAGGAATCCGAATCAGGTCCGCCCCGGAAGTACTACAAAATTTCCAGCCAGGGTTTGGCCACGCTCCAAAAACAGATCGCGGAATGGCAAACTTTCGTCCAAAGAGTCAATGCCATCCTTGAAGGAGGTTAGCTCATGAAAAAAGAAGAATTTATTGACTTACTACGTTTCTACTTACATAAACTGCCCAATTCAGTCATTAATGATATTCTGAGTGACTACCAGGAACATTTCCAAATCGCTATGAATCAAGGCAAGTCGGAAGAAGAAATCTGCCAGGAACTGGGCAGTCCCAAGCAAATCGCCAAGGAATACTTAGACAATGAGCGGGTCTTTATCGATGAACGTCCACCAAAAGAGCCCACTAGCCACAAGACCCGGCGCAATCTCTTAATCGCCCTCTTGGTGATCGTCTGCCTGCCCTTGATTTTAGGTGTACTCTTAGGTCTAGGCGGAGGGTTCCTGGGACTACTCACCGGCTTTCTGGCCCTGGTTTTTACCATTTTTGTGGTCGCTATCACCCTGCTAGCCAGCCTAGTTAACCCCCAAGCCTTTATCAGTGGACCCATCCAACTGGGCTTATTGAATGAGCTCCATCCCTTAACCAAGGTTTTTGCGGTAATCTTCTGCTTCTGTATAGCGATCATTATCATCTACCTAGTCTTTAGGCTGATTAAGGGCTGCTGGAATCTGATCAAGAAAACGTGGTATGCCATTCAATGGCGGCGCAAACGAGGTGATTACTAATGAAGAAACAAGGCAATACTGTCGTTCGTAGTATCTGGACCCTCTGTGGGGTCGCTTTTCTAGCCCTGGTTTTAGGATTAATGTCCTTCTTTTACTTTGATTATGACCATATCGTCAGTGAAATCCAAGCCTACCAGGTCGAACAAAACGCTGACCACCGCCAATTGGTCTATGAAAAGAACTTTGACACGAGCTTTGATCTGATGGAAATCGATATTAAAGACCACAGTGAAATCGAAGTCATCCCTGCCGACACCTATTCCATCAAGATCTGGGACGTTAAAGGCGAGGACTTGAATAATGAGGAAATTCCTAATGATACCAAGTTCTTCGATGTCCAAGATGATGGGGCCTTCTTAAAAATTAATGAGAAGATTCTTGGTACCGGTCAATTCCGTCGCCACCCCATCCGCATCCAAATTGCCGGACCGGACTTCTCCCAAAGTCGTCTTAACGCCAGCGGGAACTATGCTGATCTCAGTCTCAACCAAGCCCTCAAGGACCTCTATTGGGAAGTTTACGACGGCCAAGTCACCATCAAGAGTCCATCCACCTTTCCTATGACCTTTAGTGGCGACGATGTGGCAATAGATATGACGGTCGACGAGGCCAATGCGACCTTGTCCTTCAACCACGGTTATTCCCAAGCAACCATTAATGGGCGAAGCTTGGAAATCCCAGCAAGTCAAGACCTTGACGACTTGGCTACTGAAGAACGCACCAGTCAGCCTGACCAACCCTTTGTCCACCAAATTGGTGAGGGACGCGACCCTATCCACTTCAATGGTGAAGATAACACGGTGAGTGTCCGCTACCCAGAAAACTAAATCCCCCTAGAAAAACAAACAAGCCCAGGAGTTAATCAAAAGCTCCCGGGCTTGTTTTGTAAGTTGGTGGTTAATTATTGTTGTAGTAGTCGCCTTTTTTCATATCGTTGAAGATCACGTGGACATGGTCTTTAGGAGTCTTGGCGTGCTTAGAGATACTTTCAGTGATTTCCTTAGCAATGGCCGCCTTGACTTCCTGGGACCGTCCTTCGATAAGTTGAATGTTTACAACTGGCATAGCTAAAACCTCCTCATAAGAATTTAATTTAAATTATACCTTAAAAGAAGAAAAGCGATCAATCCAAGAAGAGATTTTTTCTCGAACTGATAACTAAAAAATTTGATGTGACTGTCGCACTCTATCCAAATCTGCTCCGGGTGCAGATCGATCTCCACTTCACTAAAGAGCAAGAAATTCTTTTCAAGAATTTTTGCTCTTTAGCTCCAGTTGCTATAGCTGTAGGAAGCAAAGCAACGTACAGATATAGTATGCGTAGCTCTATCGATCTTTGGCGCACCCGTCGCACTCTATAGTTGAGCTCGGTCGCCAGACTTGAAGTTGCTTCAGAAAATTCCAAGGCACAGCTTTCCTGTGCTTGTGGTATTTTCCTCCAGCAATTCAAGTCTCTGACGGCGTCCTCACATCCTTTTCAAACGTGTTCCAAGCGCAAGGCAAGCGTCCATTTCAGAAAATGACGACAAATTCTCTTTGAGAATTTTTACGTCTTTTTCTTCCAATGGTCTTGCCTTCTTGCGCGCATGTCACACTCTATCCAAACGTGCTCCAGTCACAGGACGAACGTCCACTTCAAAAACCGCCAACGCTCAGTATAGCTGAGCTTATGACGGTTTTCTCCAGTGGTTTCGTCCTTTGGTGTGACTGTCGCACTCTATTTACATTTCAAGATGCTTTCCTTGAACCATTCTTTGAAGCGGTTGCGGTCGATGGTGGTTGGAACGACGCAGTTTACGGGGCGGTCGGTTTTGTGGTCGAGGTCAACGACGGTTTGGCCGTAGGTTAAGGGACTACCGAGTTCCACTTCGACATTACATTCCACTTCTTCAAACATTTCGGGTTCCAAGAGGTAAGCGATGGCGGTTGGGTCGTACATTTCCCATTCTTGGTTGGTTTGGGCTGACCGGTAGTGTTGGAGCATGGAATGGATCATCTTCCCGGTTTCGGTTTTCTCCGCCAATTCTGCAGCTTCTTCCAGACCAATGGTAGCAATATAACCGATATCTAAACCTACCATCACGGTCTTGACTGAGGATTGGAGCACCATTTGGGCAGCTTCAGGGTCAGTTCCGATGTTAAATTCGTCCATAACATGCTTGTTGCCCCGAGTGAAAGACCCACCCATGATGATAATCTCTTCGATCTTGTCTTTGACTTCTGGATACATGGTCAAGAGCAGGGCCACATTGGTTTGCGGGCCAACTGCCACGATAGTAACTTTTTCATCGCTTTCCATTAAGACCTTGCGCATGGCGAGAACGGCGTGTTCTTCTAACAGTTGACTCTTGTCCGGGTCAGGGAAGTCGTAACCGTCCATACCAGATTCGCCGTGGACTTCAGAAGCATCGGTAAACTCGGTTAAGAGCGGTCCGTGGTTACCAGCAGCCACGGGGATATCTTTTTCAAAGAAGTTGACTAATTTTAAGGCATTGGTGGAGGTCTTTTCTAAGGCCACGTTCCCACCCACAGCTGTAATCAATTCCACTTGGACCTGGTCCGAATTCAAGAGAATAGCAGTCGCAATCGCGTCATCAATTCCGGGGTCTGTATCAAAAATGACTTTTCTTACCATGAAAAAATTCCTCCTTGTAAATACTAAGTAACTTTCAATTCATAACTTATTAAATTGTCTAAACCTGTTCCAGTCGCACTCTTCTCAAACCTGCTCGGTGACAAAAGTGAACTCCGCTTCAGAAATATTTGCTAATCTTCTTCGAAGATTACCGCATATTTCTTACAGCGATTCACTTTTCCCATCACCTCACACTCTATAGTCGAGTTCGGAAGGGTGAGGGGATGTCCTTTCAGAAAAGTTGAACGATCAACAAGTTGATCTTATCATCTTTTCCTCCAAGGAATCTCCCTCACTGATCCTTCCTCACATCCTTATCTCTAGAATAAAAATCCAACGATAGTCGCGGTAACCATGGAAGCCAGGGTGGAGACGAGGACGATTTTTAGCGAATACTTGGCCACAACGTTACCTTGGTGGGCGTCGATGGCTTTGACGCCGCCGATGACCATGCCTAGGGTACCGAAGTTAGCGAAACTCATGCAGTAGGTCCCCATAATGGCGGCGGTTTTTTCACTTAAACCTTCTAGGGCCGAGAGAGAAGTCATGGCCACAACTTCGTTGGCTAGGACTTTTTGGGCCATGACTGAACCGGCTTGGACCATGTCTTCTTTAGGAACGCCCATCAAGAAAGCGAATGGCGAAAAGACATAGCCGACCAACTCGGTAAAGGAAATATTGATCAGCCCTTCAAAGAGACTGTTCAACATGGAAATCAAAGCCACGAAACCAATCAGCATAACAGCCACGATCACGGCCGTATTCCATCCGGTTACCATGTAGTCACTCAGCATAGAGAAGAAGGGTTCTCTTTCCTTTTCTCCTTGAGCTTCCTCAGCTTGGTCGCCTTCAATGCCTTCCCGTTCCTGGTAGGCCTGGGTACCTTTGGCAATCTCTTCCTTGTCATTATAGGGGTTAACGATCACAGAAACCGCTAAGGCCGACAGGAGTTGCATGAGGACCCCGACCACCACGTATTGGGGTTTGACTAATTTCATATAGGCCGCCAGCATGGAGACCGTGACCACGGACATGGGAATAACAGCCAGGGTAAATAATTGCTTCTCACTAGCTCGTCTGACTTGGTCGACCACCGATAAATAGTTAGTCGGCGTCCCAAAGACGGTAGAGGCAATGGGGAAGTAGGATTCCAATTCCCCAGCCCCGGTCAGTTTGTTGATGCCAAAACCAACCCACTTGACTACAAAGGGCAGGACGCCCAGCCAGTTTAAAACCCCGATCAAGGCGGTAATAAAGACTAGGGGCGCGAGGACGTGGAGGAAGAAGACAAAACCGTCAGCGGTCAATTGAATTCCGCCAAAGACGAAGTTAACCCCTTCAATCCCTTGGGCCATCAGCCAGTCCATCCCACTAGCAATCCCGTTCAGGATAGTTAAACCCAGGCTGGTTCGAAACAGGACTAAGGCCAAGACCACTTCAGCAACTAACATAATGGCCACATTTTTATACTTAATCTGCTTCCGGTCGAAGGACAGGAAATAACACAAGCCAAAAATGACCAGTAGACCCACAAGGCCTTGTACAATACTCATTGAATCACTTACCTTTCCAAAGCTTAACAGCTTATCCATTTATCTAGAAAAGAAAGTCGACCGCCCCCTTTTGGCTTCATTGTTCATTTAAAAACGCTTTCATCCATATTTTACCCAAATTTTCGAAATAATGCTATAATCTCTAAATAATTTTTAAATCATACCCTGTAAAGGCAAATCGATAACGCTTTCAGGTAGAATAGAAAGAGATTAACAGCGCCAGCGAGTTTAAAAGCTCCCTGGGCGCCTAGAGAGGAAGGAAAGTCCCATGGCATATAGTCC
This genomic interval carries:
- a CDS encoding alpha/beta fold hydrolase, translated to MKTAKSIDNVLIHGLGQDSKSWADVKEHLKEENWTTYVPNLFELLNNGPYTYQNLYNQFESHINNYPGKVNLCGLSLGGLLALDYAKNYPNKVNSLILIGVPYKIPKLLMDIQAMVFRLMPKTTFEKLGLAKYEVISLIASTKDLNIATNLEKIECKTLLICGDKDQFNRKSSQRFHDGIKNSEFSLVNNSGHEVNVDNPKALAELISEFWKK
- a CDS encoding AbrB/MazE/SpoVT family DNA-binding domain-containing protein, with protein sequence MANKLSARVIKMGNSQAISLSKTASELANLHIGDQLELKIENESIQVTKKDNHLKDKIRAFYKNGGLYEEELINYGNSDEEW
- a CDS encoding purple acid phosphatase family protein — encoded protein: MHWDDRIKKVGLLLTSIFVLGACAETNENSDNASADSAVEESVASGDNSSQESAKESKNSKEGEEAEEVDPVYGEENGLDLIELQDDKPEVAPVPVNNEPNRIATNLLEETTDAMGFNWYTTDKMPDAKVKVSKSEDMSDPVEFAAEATEVTSEYAERDKDGYYIYAAAKKDEDGNFIVDENGKPEEVEGYFTDEQITTDNTEWTSEGSSLGYLELQDVTEYSYKAEADDLEPDTQYYYQVGSDEGGYSKTGSFRTSGEKGEPFQFIHYTDTQNAYWNANVNNEAAYGADTLSHALEVAPDADFALHTGDFVEVAEVEDEWVDNLDMSQDQNLHLPHAYTPGNHDEYTVLGDEKDLTAFNEHTNVPITNDAMTGGSYYSYDYNGAHFVVLNTNDNKESEDNPEQGAIGKEQMEWAKQDIQAARDAGANWIILAYHKPIYSASYHALQDEDVQVTREEFAKLADELDVDVVLQGHDHNLTRTKSLVYTSDNFSYGEVEDTEKVEKDGVEYHVNPEGVTYIIPNTSGTKAYDAIYMKGADHVHKVRPKLDWMTEDDVELWNGLFDVAKQPDDSPKFDHKHENYRQSQNQNFAVYTVTEDEFLIEFYEMSGNLHEGEERTVELVDSYGIKKEK
- a CDS encoding PadR family transcriptional regulator, giving the protein MNSQLKKGVLEMLVLQQLRERDCYGYELVQEISEHIAISEGTIYPLLRRLNKEALVTTYLKESESGPPRKYYKISSQGLATLQKQIAEWQTFVQRVNAILEGG
- a CDS encoding DUF1700 domain-containing protein gives rise to the protein MKKEEFIDLLRFYLHKLPNSVINDILSDYQEHFQIAMNQGKSEEEICQELGSPKQIAKEYLDNERVFIDERPPKEPTSHKTRRNLLIALLVIVCLPLILGVLLGLGGGFLGLLTGFLALVFTIFVVAITLLASLVNPQAFISGPIQLGLLNELHPLTKVFAVIFCFCIAIIIIYLVFRLIKGCWNLIKKTWYAIQWRRKRGDY
- a CDS encoding 2-hydroxymuconate tautomerase, with protein sequence MPVVNIQLIEGRSQEVKAAIAKEITESISKHAKTPKDHVHVIFNDMKKGDYYNNN
- the rihC gene encoding ribonucleoside hydrolase RihC, coding for MVRKVIFDTDPGIDDAIATAILLNSDQVQVELITAVGGNVALEKTSTNALKLVNFFEKDIPVAAGNHGPLLTEFTDASEVHGESGMDGYDFPDPDKSQLLEEHAVLAMRKVLMESDEKVTIVAVGPQTNVALLLTMYPEVKDKIEEIIIMGGSFTRGNKHVMDEFNIGTDPEAAQMVLQSSVKTVMVGLDIGYIATIGLEEAAELAEKTETGKMIHSMLQHYRSAQTNQEWEMYDPTAIAYLLEPEMFEEVECNVEVELGSPLTYGQTVVDLDHKTDRPVNCVVPTTIDRNRFKEWFKESILKCK
- a CDS encoding NupC/NupG family nucleoside CNT transporter; protein product: MSIVQGLVGLLVIFGLCYFLSFDRKQIKYKNVAIMLVAEVVLALVLFRTSLGLTILNGIASGMDWLMAQGIEGVNFVFGGIQLTADGFVFFLHVLAPLVFITALIGVLNWLGVLPFVVKWVGFGINKLTGAGELESYFPIASTVFGTPTNYLSVVDQVRRASEKQLFTLAVIPMSVVTVSMLAAYMKLVKPQYVVVGVLMQLLSALAVSVIVNPYNDKEEIAKGTQAYQEREGIEGDQAEEAQGEKEREPFFSMLSDYMVTGWNTAVIVAVMLIGFVALISMLNSLFEGLINISFTELVGYVFSPFAFLMGVPKEDMVQAGSVMAQKVLANEVVAMTSLSALEGLSEKTAAIMGTYCMSFANFGTLGMVIGGVKAIDAHQGNVVAKYSLKIVLVSTLASMVTATIVGFLF